From Acidobacteriota bacterium, a single genomic window includes:
- a CDS encoding DUF4065 domain-containing protein: MAGAGTAVAKEPIQLPFNETKVTQAAALLLALRGGRMHYLKLIKLLYIADRTALQRWGVPITMDRYVAMDHGPVVSRTFNLIQGFGASTWSQFISDPMGEHEVELRGDPGTSLLSAAEEKLLREVFQQWGHRSRWALVDETHQFAEWHDPHGSSTPITIVDILRAFGESDKSIAHQLAVLANASAAQSRFAGH, encoded by the coding sequence ATGGCAGGTGCCGGGACCGCGGTGGCGAAGGAACCCATCCAGCTTCCTTTCAATGAAACCAAGGTGACGCAGGCGGCAGCGCTGCTGCTTGCATTGCGCGGCGGCCGCATGCATTACCTGAAGCTCATTAAACTGCTCTACATCGCCGACCGCACCGCCCTACAGCGCTGGGGCGTGCCGATCACTATGGACCGATACGTTGCCATGGACCATGGGCCGGTCGTCAGTCGAACGTTCAATCTGATCCAGGGTTTCGGTGCCTCGACTTGGAGCCAGTTTATTTCTGATCCCATGGGCGAGCATGAAGTTGAGTTACGCGGCGACCCCGGGACCTCGCTGCTCTCTGCCGCAGAAGAAAAACTGCTCCGCGAAGTCTTCCAGCAGTGGGGTCACCGGAGCCGCTGGGCCCTGGTGGACGAGACACATCAGTTCGCGGAATGGCACGATCCGCACGGCAGTTCCACCCCGATCACGATTGTTGATATCCTCCGCGCATTTGGCGAAAGTGACAAGTCGATTGCCCATCAATTGGCGGTGTTGGCCAACGCAAGTGCGGCGCAGTCGCGCTTCGCCGGCCACTAA
- the flhA gene encoding flagellar biosynthesis protein FlhA — MPAHAKALKPAPAAAAAGLGEGAAPAKVTGWLRKPAHAMDWGLPVMAVALVFLLLVPIPAMALDFLLTISIAISVLVLLVAVQILRPVQFNVFPSLLLLLTLFRLSLNLASSRRILLHGSEGVFAAGHVIEAFGQFVVGGNYVVGFVIFLALIAIQFLVVSHGAVRTAEVTARFTLDALPGKQMAIDADLNAGLINEVQARERRQAIAREAEFYGAMDGAARFNQRDSMATILITAINIIAGFLIGVFQQHMAFADALKTYTILTVGDGLVTLIPSLLVSVAGAIVITRASSDHSLGTDLGLQLLARPRALWLGAAALGALALMPGLPKVSFLLLGGLLAFGASKLGKLAAKDKAAAEGGAHPAAASPEALEPLLKVEPLALEVGYALVPLVDEAQGGRLLGRVRALRKQLALQLGFIIPSIHITDNLQLQPHEYVLSLRGVEIGRYETCQNCLLAIHSGADAPALEGKETHEPAFGVPARWIQPQQQEQALADGFAVVDQTAVMATHIAELIRQNAHELLTRQETQRLLDALNDSHPKLVEELVPKLLSLGELQRILQQLLREHVSIRDLPTILEALIEAAGSKKNPVGMVEAARQALGRALVQPLLAADGSLQVITLAGMLEEELDRAFDPQAQPALPAPGSAGLARRVLDGLKKFAYDPAVGAPQVLLCHSPARFYLRRMLEANWPRLSVVSPGEIPAKVPVHSLGMVT; from the coding sequence ATGCCTGCGCACGCCAAAGCCCTGAAGCCCGCGCCCGCCGCCGCTGCCGCGGGACTGGGCGAAGGCGCGGCGCCCGCCAAAGTCACCGGCTGGCTGCGCAAACCGGCGCATGCCATGGACTGGGGCCTGCCGGTCATGGCGGTGGCGCTGGTGTTTTTGCTGCTGGTGCCGATTCCAGCCATGGCGCTGGATTTTCTGCTGACCATCAGCATCGCCATCTCGGTGCTGGTGCTGCTGGTCGCGGTGCAGATTCTGCGGCCGGTCCAGTTCAACGTTTTCCCCAGCCTGCTGCTGCTGTTAACCCTGTTCCGGCTGTCGCTGAACCTGGCCAGCAGCCGCCGCATTCTGCTGCACGGCTCCGAGGGGGTGTTTGCCGCCGGCCACGTCATCGAGGCCTTCGGGCAGTTCGTCGTGGGCGGCAACTACGTCGTCGGCTTTGTCATCTTCCTGGCGCTGATCGCCATTCAGTTCCTGGTGGTCAGTCATGGCGCCGTGCGTACCGCGGAAGTCACCGCGCGCTTCACCCTCGATGCCCTGCCCGGCAAGCAGATGGCGATTGATGCCGACCTCAACGCCGGTCTGATCAACGAAGTGCAAGCGCGTGAGCGCCGCCAGGCGATTGCCCGCGAAGCCGAGTTCTACGGCGCCATGGATGGCGCGGCGCGCTTCAATCAGCGCGATTCCATGGCGACCATCCTGATCACCGCCATCAACATCATCGCCGGCTTCCTGATTGGCGTCTTTCAGCAGCACATGGCCTTCGCCGACGCGCTCAAGACCTACACGATTCTGACCGTCGGCGACGGCCTGGTGACCCTGATCCCGTCACTGCTGGTCTCCGTAGCCGGCGCCATCGTCATTACCCGTGCCAGCAGCGATCACAGCCTGGGCACCGACCTGGGCCTGCAACTGCTCGCCCGGCCGCGGGCGCTGTGGCTGGGGGCGGCGGCGCTGGGGGCGCTGGCCCTCATGCCCGGCCTGCCCAAAGTCTCCTTCCTGCTGCTGGGCGGCTTGCTCGCCTTTGGTGCGAGCAAGCTGGGCAAACTGGCCGCCAAAGACAAGGCCGCCGCCGAGGGCGGCGCGCACCCGGCCGCAGCCTCACCCGAGGCCCTGGAGCCGCTGCTCAAAGTTGAGCCGCTGGCGCTGGAGGTCGGCTATGCCCTGGTGCCGCTGGTGGATGAGGCCCAGGGCGGCCGGCTGCTCGGGCGCGTGCGCGCGCTGCGCAAGCAGTTGGCGCTGCAGTTGGGTTTCATCATTCCCTCCATCCACATCACCGACAACCTGCAACTGCAGCCGCACGAATATGTGCTCTCGCTGCGCGGCGTCGAGATCGGCCGCTACGAAACCTGCCAGAACTGCCTGCTGGCCATTCACTCCGGCGCCGACGCCCCCGCGCTCGAGGGCAAGGAGACCCACGAACCCGCCTTTGGCGTGCCCGCCCGCTGGATTCAGCCGCAACAGCAGGAACAGGCCCTGGCCGACGGCTTTGCCGTGGTGGATCAGACCGCCGTCATGGCCACCCACATCGCCGAGCTCATCCGCCAGAACGCCCATGAGTTACTGACCCGCCAGGAGACACAGCGCCTGCTGGATGCCCTCAATGACAGCCATCCCAAGCTGGTGGAAGAGTTGGTCCCCAAATTGCTGAGCTTGGGTGAGCTACAAAGAATTCTTCAGCAACTTCTAAGAGAGCACGTGTCCATCCGCGATTTACCCACGATTCTGGAGGCGCTGATCGAAGCCGCGGGCAGCAAGAAAAACCCCGTCGGCATGGTCGAAGCCGCCCGCCAGGCGCTGGGCCGCGCGCTGGTGCAGCCCCTGCTGGCGGCCGACGGCTCCCTGCAGGTCATTACCCTCGCCGGCATGCTGGAGGAAGAACTCGACCGCGCCTTCGATCCCCAGGCGCAACCCGCGCTCCCCGCGCCCGGCTCCGCGGGCCTCGCCCGCCGCGTGCTCGATGGCCTGAAAAAATTTGCCTACGATCCCGCCGTGGGCGCGCCCCAGGTGCTGCTCTGCCACTCCCCCGCCCGTTTCTACCTGCGCCGCATGCTGGAGGCGAACTGGCCCCGGCTCAGCGTGGTCTCGCCGGGCGAAATTCCCGCCAAGGTCCCGGTGCATTCCCTGGGCATGGTGACCTAA
- a CDS encoding FliA/WhiG family RNA polymerase sigma factor, whose protein sequence is MNAAARQYEAPQTLDAAERERLLLEHLPQVRYVARRIHERLPQQVLLEDLVQAGVLGLIDALHKYNPARNAQLATYARFRIRGAILDSLRALDWSPRELRRQGRELQNAFAELQDKLGRAPTEEELCAALSLTTAEYHNLVAALNHLELDAGSPEPDATPAIETVISPDPDPFELCRRGESKALLARLIAELPERDQQILSLYYFEELTMKEVGQVLGIGESRISQIHGALLVKLKTKLCDALQPPAAAILENPSNAGAAALLG, encoded by the coding sequence ATGAACGCCGCCGCCCGCCAATACGAAGCCCCGCAGACGCTCGACGCCGCCGAGCGCGAGCGCCTGCTGCTGGAGCATCTGCCCCAGGTGCGCTACGTGGCGCGGCGCATCCACGAGCGGCTGCCGCAACAGGTCCTGCTGGAAGATCTGGTCCAGGCCGGGGTGCTGGGATTAATCGACGCCCTGCACAAATACAATCCCGCCCGCAACGCCCAACTGGCGACCTACGCCCGCTTCCGCATCCGCGGTGCCATTCTCGACAGCCTGCGCGCGCTCGACTGGAGTCCGCGCGAGCTCCGCCGTCAGGGCCGCGAGCTGCAGAACGCTTTCGCCGAGCTGCAGGATAAGCTCGGCCGCGCCCCCACCGAAGAGGAGTTGTGCGCAGCGCTCTCGCTCACGACCGCCGAATATCACAACCTGGTCGCCGCGCTCAACCACCTCGAGCTCGACGCCGGCAGCCCCGAGCCCGACGCCACGCCGGCAATTGAAACCGTCATCAGCCCCGACCCCGATCCCTTCGAGCTCTGCCGCCGCGGCGAATCCAAGGCACTGCTGGCGCGCCTGATTGCCGAGCTGCCGGAGCGCGATCAGCAGATTCTGAGCCTCTACTACTTTGAAGAGCTGACCATGAAGGAGGTCGGCCAGGTGCTGGGCATCGGCGAATCGCGCATCTCGCAGATCCACGGCGCGCTGCTCGTCAAGCTCAAGACGAAACTGTGCGACGCCCTGCAGCCGCCCGCCGCGGCCATCCTGGAGAACCCCTCGAACGCGGGCGCCGCCGCCTTACTGGGATAA
- a CDS encoding flagellar motor switch protein FliN yields the protein MLLDVELDVTLRFGNRQMLLHDIAELSPGSVLELDRQIDDPVELLVGGKIIAWGEVVVVDGNYGLRINRLVHRRERMAAVEAAR from the coding sequence ATGCTGCTCGATGTCGAGCTGGACGTCACGCTCCGCTTCGGCAACCGCCAAATGCTGCTGCACGACATCGCCGAACTTTCGCCCGGCTCCGTGCTGGAGCTGGACCGGCAAATCGACGATCCGGTCGAGCTGCTGGTGGGCGGCAAGATCATCGCCTGGGGCGAAGTGGTCGTCGTCGACGGCAACTACGGCTTGCGCATTAACCGCCTGGTCCACCGGCGCGAGCGCATGGCCGCGGTGGAGGCGGCGCGATGA